A single Anopheles arabiensis isolate DONGOLA chromosome 2, AaraD3, whole genome shotgun sequence DNA region contains:
- the LOC120897163 gene encoding uncharacterized protein LOC120897163, with protein MKPCPLQKEIQTTSDTIASLRERVKRMERNLNDPSLPEERRREMALELKEISKLLETNEEQLKKMHKENSKSFAVAACLFFICFLVYGLYVLVNGV; from the exons ATGAAGCCTTGCCCACTGCAGAAAGAG ATCCAAACAACAAGCGACACGATCGCCTCTTTGCGGGAGCGCGTTAAGCGGATGGAGCGAAATTTGAACGATCCCAGCCTTCCCGAAGAACGAAGGCGTGAAATGGCACTGGAGCTGAAGGAAATCTCCAAACTGCTGGAAACGAACGAGGAGCAGCTGAAGAAAATGCACAAGGAAAACTCCAAATCGTTTGCCGTGGCTGCCTGCCTGTTCTTCATCTGTTTTCTCGTCTACGGCTTGTACGTGCTGGTGAATGGCGTCTGA
- the LOC120896888 gene encoding ribosome biogenesis protein WDR12 homolog, with amino-acid sequence MSLHITSATEGQLQVHFTTKQKQYAVPDVPYSIRANVGCSELNTLLGTVLKDAGNKQGAKVAFDFLLNGEFVRSTLSQHLKERDISFEDTIELEYVERYPAPQPQDCLLHDDWVSAVQAKDGWILTGTYDNTVNLWNTKGKHKLTIPGHVAAVKGVAWISLNEQTGVFASASHDQTIMIWEWNMTTNTAECVHVCKGHERGVGCIAVNPAKTQMASGSMDTMLKIWSTELQADKGEPSATKKAKLEQDNVRTPVVTLAGHREFVSGVQWIDNTTIATCSWDHTIKLWDLSMGGIKTEFTGNKSFFDLSYSPLNGMIITASPDKNLRLYDPRSKHGNFVKNTYLGHSQWVQTCRWSTTNEYLFVSGAYDNRVKLWDYRSPKAPIFELIGHEDKVLACDWSNPKYILSGGSDNAVRVFKSRIAVDNTKDD; translated from the exons ATGTCGCTGCACATTACCAGCGCAACCGAGGGCCAGTTGCAGGTGCATTTCACCACCAAACAGAAACA GTATGCCGTACCGGACGTTCCCTACTCGATCCGTGCGAACGTTGGTTGCTCGGAGCTAAATACGCTGCTCGGCACAGTGCTGAAGGATGCGGGCAACAAGCAAGGCGCTAAAGTGGCGTTCGATTTCCTGCTCAATGGAGAGTTTGTACGATCGACCCTGTCGCAGCATTTGAAGGAGCGGGACATTTCGTTCGAAGATACGATCGAGCTCGAGTACGTGGAGCGTTACCCGGCACCGCAGCCGCAGGATTGTCTGCTGCACGACGACTGGGTGTCGGCGGTGCAGGCCAAGGACGGCTGGATACTGACCGGCACGTACGACAACACGGTCAATCTGTGGAATACGAAGGGCAAGCATAAACTCACCATTCCCGGGCATGTCGCCGCAGTGAAGGGAGTGGCCTGGATATCGCTGAACGAGCAGACGGGCGTGTTTGCCAGCGCCAGCCACGACCAAACGATCATGATCTGGGAGTGGAACATGACGACCAACACGGCGGAGTGTGTGCACGTGTGTAAGGGGCACGAGCGTGGCGTGGGTTGCATTGCGGTCAACCCGGCCAAAACGCAGATGGCTTCGGGCAGCATGGACACGATGCTGAAGATTTGGTCCACCGAGCTGCAGGCGGACAAGGGGGAACCGTCCGCGACGAAGAAGGCCAAGCTGGAGCAGGATAACGTGCGCACGCCGGTGGTGACACTTGCCGGGCATCGTGAGTTTGTATCGGGCGTGCAATGGATCGACAACACGACGATTGCCACGTGCTCGTGGGATCACACGATCAAGCTGTGGGATCTGTCGATGGGCGGCATTAAGACGGAGTTTACCGGCAACAAGTCGTTCTTCGATCTGAGCTATTCACCGTTGAATGGAATGATTATCACCGCTTCGCCGGACAAAAATCTTCGCCTGTACGATCCTCGATCAAAgc ATGGCAACTTTGTGAAAAACACCTACCTGGGACACTCGCAATGGGTACAGACGTGCCGTTGGTCCACTACAAACGAGTATCTGTTCGTGTCCGGTGCGTACGACAATCGCGTCAAGCTGTGGGACTACCGTTCACCGAAGGCGCCGATCTTTGAGCTGATCGGCCACGAGGACAAGGTGCTGGCATGCGATTGGTCCAACCCGAAGTACATCCTTTCCGGCGGTTCCGACAATGCGGTGCGCGTGTTCAAATCTAGAATAGCGGTTGACAACACCAAGGACGATTGA
- the LOC120897162 gene encoding probable small nuclear ribonucleoprotein Sm D1 has translation MKLVRFLMKLSHETVTIELKNGTQVHGTITGVDVAMNTHLKAVKMTIKNRDPVTLDSLSIRGNNIRYYILPDSLPLETLLIDDAPKTRAKKREANRGGPRGRGRGTRGGRGGPRGGRGGGRGRGRR, from the exons ATGAAACTGGTCAG GTTCCTGATGAAACTGAGCCACGAAACGGTGACGATCGAGCTGAAGAATGGCACACAGGTGCACGGCACGATCACGGGCGTGGATGTCGCAATGAACACACATCTGAAGGCGGTCAAAATGACGATAAAGAACCGGGATCCGGTCACACTGGACTCGCTCAGCATCCGCGGCAACAACATTCGCTACTACATCCTGCCGGACAGCTTGCCGCTGGAGACGCTGCTGATCGACGATGCGCCCAAGACGCGCGCGAAGAAGCGGGAAGCGAACCGGGGCGGGCCGCGCGGTCGCGGCAGAGGTACGCGGGGTGGTCGCGGTGGACCGCGGGGCGGCCGGGGTGGTGGACGCGGACGCGGTCGGCGCTAG
- the LOC120896889 gene encoding 26S proteasome regulatory subunit 8, producing the protein MRETSTMDVDPPRGEGFRSYFVQKIEELQLIVAEKNQNLRRLQAQRNELNAKVRMLREELQLLQEQGSYVGEVVKPMDKKKVLVKVHPEGKFVVDIDKNIDINDVTPNCRVALRNESYTLHKILPNKVDPLVSLMMVEKVPDSTYEMVGGLDKQIKEIKEVIELPVKHPELFDALGIAQPKGVLLYGPPGTGKTLLARAVAHHTECTFIRVSGSELVQKFIGEGSRMVRELFVMAREHAPSIIFMDEIDSIGSSRIESGSGGDSEVQRTMLELLNQLDGFEATKNIKVIMATNRIDILDPALLRPGRIDRKIEFPPPNEEARLDILKIHSRKMNLTRGINLRKIAELMPGASGAEVKGVCTEAGMYALRERRVHVTQEDFEMAVAKVMQKDSEKNMSIKKLWK; encoded by the coding sequence ATGCGTGAAACAAGTACCATGGATGTGGACCCTCCGCGGGGGGAAGGATTCCGTTCGTATTTCGTGCAGAAGATCGAGGAACTGCAGCTCATCGTGGCGGAGAAGAACCAGAACCTGCGTCGTCTGCAGGCCCAGCGCAATGAGCTGAACGCCAAGGTTAGGATGCTGCGGGAGGAGCTCCAGCTGCTGCAGGAGCAGGGCAGCTACGTCGGCGAGGTGGTGAAACCGATGGACAAGAAGAAGGTCCTGGTGAAGGTACACCCGGAGGGCAAGTTCGTGGTCGACATTGACAAAAACATTGACATCAACGACGTGACGCCAAACTGCCGTGTGGCGCTGCGCAACGAATCGTACACCCTGCACAAGATCCTGCCGAACAAGGTCGATCCGCTGGTGTCGCTCATGATGGTGGAGAAGGTCCCGGACTCGACGTACGAGATGGTGGGCGGTCTGGATAAGCAGATTAAGGAAATTAAGGAGGTGATTGAGCTGCCGGTAAAACATCCGGAACTGTTCGATGCGCTCGGTATCGCCCAGCCGAAGGGTGTGCTGCTGTACGGACCGCCCGGAACGGGCAAAACACTGCTGGCCCGTGCCGTCGCCCACCACACCGAGTGTACGTTCATTCGAGTGTCCGGCTCGGAGCTGGTGCAGAAGTTCATCGGTGAGGGTTCGCGTATGGTGCGCGAGCTGTTCGTGATGGCGCGCGAGCACGCACCCTCTATCATCTTCATGGACGAGATCGATTCCATCGGTTCGTCGCGTATCGAGTCGGGCAGCGGTGGCGACTCGGAGGTACAGCGTACGatgctggagctgctgaacCAGCTGGACGGGTTCGAGGCGACCAAGAACATCAAAGTCATCATGGCGACGAACCGCATTGACATCCTCGATCCGGCCCTGCTGCGTCCCGGCCGCATCGATCGTAAGATTGAATTCCCGCCACCAAACGAGGAGGCACGTCTGGACATTCTGAAGATTCACTCGCGCAAAATGAACCTTACGCGTGGTATTAATTTGCGCAAAATTGCGGAACTGATGCCCGGTGCGTCCGGTGCGGAGGTGAAGGGCGTCTGCACGGAGGCGGGCATGTACGCGCT